One Hevea brasiliensis isolate MT/VB/25A 57/8 chromosome 6, ASM3005281v1, whole genome shotgun sequence genomic window, TGCAGACATGTCTAATTGATACTTTGCTGGATTAGAAAgttaaagaaagtgaagaaatgtGTAATCAATAACCTGGTGGAAAATTCCCAACAAGTCCTGcgtagaaaagaaaaataaatcctTCTCTTTGAAGGATTGAAGATTTATGCATCAAACATACACAATTTAAGACTAACTCAGCCATATTTGAGGATATCAATTGCTTTTCCAAAGTAGTTTATTCTGATTATTTTCCAGTTTTTTTTAGTTCAGTTCTCTCCATTCATTCTTATTCTTTTCATCTCTTTTCTAGTAGAAGTATATCCTAATTCTATCTtcagttcaaacaattttaattGTTTACTTTTAAAAGTAAACAAATGTAAAAATCAGttttcatatataaaaatttCAAGATATAAAAATCAAAATTTGGTTGCGTACTCCTGAAATATGATATGGGTGCAGACATATATACATTTCACAGGTATGAACAGCACATATTATGGGCCCTGGCATTGAGTTTCAAGGGCCAAAAAAGCactttttacaaaaaaaaaaaacaacattttcaatgatattaaaaaaaaaaaaaacagtttgaaagaaattattttgttatttttctaTTCTTATAACAAACatgtcaaatttaattttaaatcaattttaataCTCTATAACTAATACATTAAAGAAAGTACTTGTATCTACAGCAGCTTTAACAGCAATATCAGACAAACCCTATATATGCAATTAGTTATCATACTAGTATAATACATGTTGTGAAGGCACCACATATTTCACAACTCTGCACAGATTAAATTCTGATTCAATTTTCCTGATCACTAGCAATGGAACCTGATAAAAAGCCAGGCCACACAAATAGGAGTATTCTAGCAAATTTCTCTATCACCATCATCGCATTCTAGCAAAATGCAAGCAATATAGCTTATTTGTATTTCTTTCTCTCTCCCCCTCTCTCATTATCTTTCACCTTTTAAAGCTATCATATGTCAAACAAGAATCAGGATACTATACAtaaacaaaatataaataaaagccTTCCAGTATAGTAGTTTGCATCAGCTAAGACTAATAAAATGACATTTAAATAGAAATTTCCAATGACTAAGCTAGACAGAAATTCGAACACGACACGATATCTGCATGAAACCACTGCTGTAGCATATAATTTTCCCAGAACCAATTGGCCAATCAAATGCAGAATATGGATACTGTCGTATTGGGAAACGAGTCAAATAAGGATGCCTCAACAGGCTGTTAGAACACCATtaacatgaattatgaaagatCCTGCATTATCAAAGGGCTTCTAGTCTTCATCCAACTTAGCGAGACAGTTAGATGTTGAAGAGTAGATATAACATGGTGGTTTTGGAAGTCAGGTAAATAACTACCACCATATAATGCCATCCAATATTGAATGCATTATAACAAAATGGAATGAATGCTTATGAAATTTTATAGAATAGATTTCTTAAAAAGAGACTTGATGTGCATCTGTACAATTTTAGGTCATGGAATTAATTGGTGGAAAGTTATTTGCATTTTATGTTTGAACTCTTCAAGTCTCTTTATAATCcccttcaattaatttttttcagAAAGTCATAAATTACAATCACAGCAAGAGATTTGAAAGCAAGCTACCTACACTTGGATTTCTTCAAATTCAAGATAATCAAGTGAAACTGGAGCTCCATAATTCTATTATGGTTAGATATTTGGCCAAAACTCTTTTATATTATATAGACAATGGCAACAACACATATAATAGAGTTCAtcaatattaaattcaatcatctCCATTGCATAGttcaattttgaaaaaaaataataaggcaGGAACAAATAACTACCAGTCCACAACTAACACAAGAATGCCCGCCCTAGATGTCCAATTTATACCGCCCCTTTTAGTATTCGTAAAAGCAAAGCATCTGAATTCTTACAAGATAAAGTTATTATAATAACATAGATACACGTTTGTGGATATTTACACTGACTAATCCTCTCTATAATCATATCCAGTGATCTTATCCACACAAAGGAATGACCCATGGTTTTCAATTGTGGAATACTGTATCAAAAACAATTTGGACATGatttatcattaaaaaaaaaatttggacaTGATTTGGCGTAGCAGAGTATGAACACAGAAATTCAGGAATGCATCCTTTGGTTCATTAAATTGATACCATATATAAGGCATTACAAAACATACAATTTATGCTATTAAGGGATCACATAGTACAAAATTCAAGTAAGAAAAACTGCACTAAGCAGAAGTAATATTTCACACGGGTATGGATATGTATCAAAGCAATAAAAATGACTTTTTTACTGTTGGATACTGCATGTCAACAATCTTTCACATATCTGTGTTATTTTCTAAACCTTGATAAAGAAGTGTCACAAAATTTCAATAAGCAGAACAGTAACATTTGAGCAATGCACTTTTAAGTAATGAGCTCtgaacaaaaactaatgaaatacaAACCATTAGTGTTGATAAGTTTCTCTAACGAAAATGTTTGAAATGGTTTCCTACTGCTAGAGCTTTCTGAACTACAAGCTCTGGGGAAGATCAAATGTATGAAGACCCCCTGCATTCAAGGGTTTccttcttaaaaatatttctcttTAGGTTTAATCCCACTGCCCATAGGATCAAAAATGACAAAACCCAGGTCACTGATTTGGTGCTTCCCCAATGTCTCAAGAAGTTATGACAAGAAAAGGCATCAATACCTCACAAATAAATCCCTTATTTTTCTGATAGAATGTAAATTAGGAAGCAAGGTACAAAATTCTAACTACAAAATCAGTAATCTTCAAAAATAATGACCAACGGACTAAGGAAAGAGTAACCTTCCAAGAAAGCAATGCCAAAGTAAGAGAAAGATGTAAATTGCCTACTTTGTTATTAGTTAATAAAAGCAAAAGTCAAGGATGCAAGTAAAAGACTGACATAATCCTTCTTCCAGTGTAAAATATAAGTTCAACAAAACTATTCTCAATGTTTCAATATGGTTAGCTTCCACTCCTCATTTTTGATACAGATCAATTCACGGCAATATTAACTCTAATCAGCAATCTTTGACTACTTTTTTTGAACtctaactctctctctctctctctctctctctctctctctctctctctctctctctctatatatatatatatatatatatatatatatatagacacatgCACACGCACATAGGCTCAACCTATGTTCATGGGAGGTATCAAGAAGAAACCTTCAGGATTCAGAATATATTTCCAGCAACATACTTGGGGATGCCATTGCTGCTTTGGTGAGATGCAGCACACAATGGCAACAAAATGCAGTTAAATGtgcttcttcatttctttgtCTCCATCTATACTTTACTTGCTATAAGAAAAGGTAACAGACAATGGAAACGATCAGATAGAAAGGAAGTTTGATGGAATGGCAAGAAAATTGAGCCAAAGCACCACATAATTAAGGGAGCAGTATGTCTCTTCAGGAGAATGCATCTTGATAGACGGCATGTAGTGGAAGCCATGGTCTCTCCCATTCTTGCTAGTCAGCGTGAGACAGTTAAATTGCATAGTTTTGGTACATGGAAAGAACTGTCTTTCTGGAGGAGTCAAATCATGAAATTATAGATAAACAATCACTGAGATAGTAGTTTCCTCTCCTTTTTCTCCCTCCAAAGGAGAGGGTTGCACAGCAAATTGGAGTTGATTTTTCTAAATTCTCTTTCTGGTGATGATTGACAGCATTGTCTAGTAGTGACATTATACTCAGGTATTTGTTTGTTGTTTGACAATAGATGTCAATCAAAACATTATCATTCAAATCCCCTAGAGCAATTCTTGCCTATGTAGTATGAATGTGCAGTGTGACATGATACTTTATGCAAGCAAGCTTAGGAAGAAATCAATTTGATTCGCTGTGCAGCATTGAGGTTTGTAAGTTGTAATTAAACATGTTACAGGCACAATAAATAAATGTACTTCTGTCCCTTAAGAATAACAGGTTTCTCAAAATAGATTCTAAAGAATAGTTTATTTCACAAGAAAATTTTAAAGTTATGGAAAGAATAACATAAAAACTACTCTGTTATCAACTTTCTGTGACCTCATTAATTCTTTTTCCTGCTTCAGTTAATGATTTTAAGCCATAATTAGTTAGATAAGTCCAATGGATAGCACCAAAACAAACATTCAATCCTAATGGAttcagttaaaaaaataataataatagcagAGTATTCAAAAAAGTTATATTAACAACACAAATTTTCTCCATCAAACTTTCAACAATCAAAATTAGATACAAGCATTACCTACGAGATAAAATCATTCTCATTGAGATGATTTAATCCGAACACTGTTGTTGTCTAGAACCACACTGATACCTTGATCTGAAATCCCAAAAATCATCATGCTCGCTTATTCTGACAGACGCTATGATTGAATGACCAATCGAGGACTCATAAATTAGTTCAAATGCCTCTCCAATAGAGTCACTTAATCCTTCAGCGATGATGCGTCCTGCATTTCAGCTGAACTCTATGAGAGACCCTCAAGAACAATGACCAACTTGatcataagaaaacaaaagtttaTATTAATGAAATCGACTAAAAAAGACATCTTCATTTTCTCGGATCAATCACATACAAAAAGCATGAGCGAAGCCTAAAAAAGTTTCCTCCTTTCATTATCCTGAGAACAGAATTGGTATGTCTTACCTGATTGATACAAAGCTCTTTAGCCCATAAATACTAACTTCACAGGAACATCAAAACAAGAATCCGACTAAATTACATAGAAATCCGAGGCCAATCCAAGGCTTGCGCGATGTACTGATGTTATTCTGAGCTTTTTAAGTATTTAACTATAATAGGATCTGTTTGGTTGCTAAGAAAATTTTACAAAGAGAAAACGCATTTGGAAGTGGAAATCCATCATTGTTTAGGAGCGAAAAATGAGAATTTCAAAAATTGCCATCTAGGGTTGACCAGAAGTGCCAGTTACCAGTCACGAATCCCTAGTTTCTCTTGCTGTCGGGTGGCTCGACCGCCCCAGTGGGGTGGGATGGATGGCCAGGGATCAGGGGCATGCAAATTCGGATGTTGATAAGACAGagttcggtttggttcgatttttaataattttaaaaattttcgttttctattaaaaattaaaaaatttgcaGTTATCAAGTGAATtatttttgattttgatttgataAATAAACTAACCGAAATAACTGAACGATTATCACTATCCTTTCTGACAGAAGAGCCGCAACTTCCTCCATTTGAGCAGATAACATAGTTTCCACAAGTTATCCTTCTAAAGACAAAGAAAAATGAATGCAGGGTCAAATTTGATGAGATGCTTGATGTTAGCCTTGATTGTAATATTTGCCCTATGAGCCAAATGTCTCTCATATTTTTGTGCTGCAAAGATATGGACTCCAAATATTGATCGCCTATTTACTTTTGTTGATTCATCTTGGCCTTGACAATATTGATGCCAATTGTGGTTCTGAATATCATAACCAGTTCAGCTGGCACTTCCTCCATTGCAGATGTCCAAAAGCCATAGTCAGAAGAAACAGGTTTTATAGTCTTCGCTAGGGGTGGGCATTCGATtcgaatcgaactgaaccgaattaaattataaaagtcaaattttaaattttagaaactgaaccgaaccaagatgagtgaaaaattaaatcaaatcaaatcgatttggctcggtttaaaccgatcaattttgatttttgattgattttttaatttagacttgattttcaagttattttatctaattttgactttgatttgaacctaataaccattaatcaataaaataaaacaattaatatatatataattaaatataattcataaatttctcataaaaataaatcaattcaaaaataaattaaattcgatttagttcgatttgaatatttaaattactatttcgttcaattttatttaaccgattttttctcttcaaaaccgaaccgaactaaaataactgaaatttttataatttaaaatcgaactgaaccaaACCGAATAAATTCTAaaactaaactaattaaactaaattaactcgattcaatttaatttttcaatttaaactgAATTCTGTTCAGCCTTAACCTTAGTCTTCACACTCTCTAAAGGTAATTATCACAAACGTCTGCTCATCTTTACAggtgtttttgtaaaaattattaaattttaatttttttataaaatttataaattttaatttaattttataaaaattattataataaaaaaattaaaaattttatattaattaattaatttataaataaaactatttaattaatagttattatttaaaaaaaataaaaaaaggagagTTTAAAAATTAAGGATAATTAAATGCGTTTTGtacattatattttttaaaaaaattaataaataaattaaaataattatgagtcaattgattaatttaaaattttttaattttttattattaataacttttataaaattaaattaaaatttaataaaatttataaaaaaaaataaaatttaataatttttataaaagtaCATATAAAATTGAATAATCACGTGTATTTTTACCTAAACTTTCATCATGATAAACATTGAAGGCCTTGTAGTGGAATCATTATGTAAGCACCGAATGGCAATTTTTATCATCTCCCCTTCTCCAGATCGAGACATATCATCAATCTCAAGAATTACAGAGTttgtttcaaatttttttttttaaattttttgaacatttttcatgtaatttgtcttttataatttcatcaattatgtgcaatatatatttatttaatctaaataaaaattaataaatagagAAATTAATAGTGCTACTAGTTATTGGATCCAATTCAAATCTTGATTTAATTAAACAACTGAATAAACAAATCACTAATCTAatcaataaattataaaaataattaaatatgcattcattaacataataaataaatttaattagttaaatttttttaattttctaaaattatattttaatatctaataaattatatttatttattaaatggtaattttaaattttataagtaatttattaaataatatttaaaaaattaaataaaatttatttatttttataacttattaacattattaatattatataatataagaaatattttttgataaatACAGAGTATATCAGAAACCATTAACAAGGATAGCCAACCCCTATTAAATCATGAGAAAGCTAAGAAACACATGTCCGGGAGATCCTGACCTCAAGGTTAGTTGTTACTCTACACACAGCCACACCTGAACAAACCTCCAGCGAGGTTAGTACTCCCACCCCACGCTCCTGGCCACAAAGCTGGAACATTTGTGGCGTTCATTGCTTAGTGCCTctcgttctctctctctctctctctctccctgcaATCAAAGAGGTAAAATTCACTGAACCCAGTGTTGTTTTGAAAACTAAGTTTTTCAGCACTTATCAAATTTTGTTCTTTTATGCTTTCTTGTTCTTTCTTCAATATGTTTTCTTTCAGGTAGACATGGCTTCCATTGTTGCAAGCTTGCCTCCTCCAGCACTGGTGGTCCCTGTTAGAAGCACCCTTTTAAGGACTCTTCTAAAACTTCCAATTTCTCCCATTAGAGGTGAGCTATATAGATTCTAAAGGATATAATTTGGCTATTTTTCCACCAAATTCATAAACTTTATGGTTCAGTTCAACTGTACTTGTTTATTTGAATAAGTTAATTGCTTTAGAGATTGATTATTTAAATGGGGATATACTTTTTTGCTTTCTGTTCTTCTTGGTGGATACTGGCATTAATACTGATTTGAATGGGGCGCCATATTCAATTTGAGTGTTAAGATTCCTTGATCTTTGCAAACGGGGAAAATAATAATCGGGTTTGGGCTTATGAACACTACCCTGTGAAATTTAGGCTGAATTAATTGAGCATACTTTTTTTAGCTGTAAGTGCTTTTGAGGAAAGTCCACAATGATGAGCAGGTCAAAAAACAAAAATCTGCTATTGCCTTTTGAAGTAAAAATGACGAATAACTTTTTATTTCCAGAAATTAAGTTAATGGTATTTATCAATGAGTTCTAGATTTCAGCTTTATGTGAAATTAAGGAAATTTCTAGAAATTTGGAAATCATAAATCTATTAATGTGGTGTTGAAGCTGCACAGTTGTTATTGATGATTCTAGCAATGGAATAAATTTTCAGAAGTGAAATAGAGCAGCAAGGCACCTGGATTAAATTCCCTCTTTATCCATGCTTTTCCTCTTTTATTATTTTGTTTCGTCAACCCTTGATAATTATGCATTGTAGAGAGACAGAATCGTGTGGCTCTTGTTGTGAAGGCTGCTGGAGAAAGCTCTGAGTCATCAACCTCCCTCAGCATTGTTAAGTCTGTGCAGAATGTTGTaagtctctcctctctctctctctctctctctctctctctctctgagtgtgtgtgtgtgtgggtaTATGTGTATGATTTTATGCTCTATGGTATTCCTAGGTCAATTCATCTGTTTCCGGCTTCTTTTATCATCATTCCTTCCAGTATTTGTAGTGTCTACCATCCTAAACAATTGAAATCTTCTTTCATTTTGTTGACCGTGAATACTGAACAATATGTTTGCTTTAAGATTCATGGATGCTtgattttaattgtttaaattatgcATCATTTAGCTATACTGTCCATGTAAACATTGTATGTATTTCTGATGCATCCTTGATTGATCTGAAACAGTGGGATAAATCTGAAGACCGGCTGGCTCTTTTTGGTTTGGGGTTTGCAGCTATAGTAGCTCTATGGGCATCAACAAATCTTATATCAGTAATTACTAGAACTTATtcctttatatataataatattagcaAAAGTGATTAGGTAGAGAGATCTTGAAACATTGATTAATCATGTAATTAGATGAGTATGATGGAAATTAGTAAGAACAAGAGTTTAAATGAAGCAGTCAATAGAAACAGCCACATAAAATGTTACATCTACcggtcttttattttcttttatttattttttcttgtcgGACAATGATCAAATACTAGGTTAGCATCAATCTTTTTACAGCTTACATAAAAGAACCCCAGTTTCAGatatgtcctccaaattgagtctAGAAAGGTGATAACATCtcatgaagaactgttttccacaTTTAGAGGCGAAACTAGGATATAAGTTTAAACCATAAGTGGAATAGTTTTACTTATTATAGTTATATTTCTGGCAGAGATCTTTAAATATAGATTCCCATCTCTTAATCCTTGCTCAATGCATATGCTTATGCACACACAACTTATCATTCTACTGCTTTTACCATAATGACAATTCTGATagttttaattttgtaatttactTGGTATTTATAGGCCATTGACAAGTTGCCGCTTATACCAAGTGCATTTGAACTTATTGGCATACTATACTCTTCGGTGAGTTTATACACTCAGAATTTCagaggaaaagaagaaaactTGCAGCAATATTTATTGGTCTAATGGGTTATTAAAATTTAAGCTCTCTCTGTCTCTGTTGGTTACTCTGCAAATTTTTTCGTTTTCTCGATGTAAAATTACTGCATttgtatttttcttattttttgaagTACTAACATAAACTTCTTTATCCATTTCAGTGGTTTGTATATCGATACCTCCTATTCAAACCTGATCGGCAAGTAAAAttccagttttttttttttttgctttggtTACCATGTTATTAGAATGTTCTGTAGTGCTTGACTTCATATATTTAATTGGCCCTCGAATACCTATTATGGAATCCTGATTTTGGAGTAACATAATGTTTAATTTGTTCCCATTTTTGCTTGCAGGGAAGAGCTATTCCAGATTATCAGCAAGTCAGTATCTGATATCTTGGGCCAGTAAATCATGTGTATAATTTTAGATCATGAAGTTTTCctttattaaaacttaatttgCTTATAGTTTCATTCTGTGCGGATGCCGATTGTCAAAGAATATGGCATCTTGTTTTGAGCTGCACTTGTTTGCTGAAGATGTTTGAACTTGCTCTTCATGGGTGAGGCATGTGTGAATTGGTTAATGCAATGGTTAAGCCTTCCATAagctatttttataatttatcgaaataattatatttgtttaaattatttttcttatttgatggattttaattttttacattaCCACCTTTTAATGCGCAATATTAGCTGTTTTAGTAGTTGTAAATTGTTTtacttattaaatattaatttttagtggTTAGCTGTTTATAACCGTTGAATTAactgttaaatgtaaaaatagtgaTATCATCTTATTGATCCTGGTAAAAACGTTTTCTCAACCTCTAAAAACTAGAAGAGTAGTTTTTTATGAATTGTTCAACCTCTAAATACTACTATAAACACTATCATTGAACAATATAATTAAGAATATTAAATGCTACCTTAAACGTTGTTGCCAAACATGACCTAAAAAAATGGgtggattttatttttatttttggtttaATGATTAATGAAAattctaaactttaattttttttttcatattgatactatcattttaattttaacaCAAACCATTAATattgataatattttttaaatgtttttttttaattggaaTTGAAAATATGCATGTCAATCCTATAAAATTActtttaataagaaaaataaatataattatacagaatttatatttatattttttttattttagtaattaagtaataaaatattaaatttcattttttatttttgtaaatttaggtcaaaattaaTTAACCaactataattaatatatatct contains:
- the LOC110644351 gene encoding protein CURVATURE THYLAKOID 1C, chloroplastic, which translates into the protein MASIVASLPPPALVVPVRSTLLRTLLKLPISPIRERQNRVALVVKAAGESSESSTSLSIVKSVQNVWDKSEDRLALFGLGFAAIVALWASTNLISAIDKLPLIPSAFELIGILYSSWFVYRYLLFKPDREELFQIISKSVSDILGQ